In one window of Thermodesulfovibrionales bacterium DNA:
- a CDS encoding lipocalin-like domain-containing protein has translation MQKLFLAFLITAFLAGAPVFAGEYRDVTPDYYPKFPEDFYYKPDFRVQWWYFTGHLFDEKGREFGYELTFFGVGIQKRVYRSRFGVNTLFISHLALSDVEGKSYRSFERADSGAFDSAGARDDRLKVWIGKDSLQGTTERMHLTASEGNISLDLNLVPTRPVVLHGEHGYSRKSEESPLYASCYFSFTDLETEGTISMDNMTFRVKGKSWFDREISSEGLAKSEKGWDWFALQLDDGREIMLYLLRKTDGMIDTFSSGTFVYGDGSYRSLALRDFTVTVLDHFRSEKTGAYYPSRWQIHIPSENLLLTVTPLIKDQEFLARYSTGNFYWEGTARIEGTAGGRAYVEMTGY, from the coding sequence TTGCAAAAGCTCTTTCTGGCATTCCTCATAACAGCATTCCTTGCCGGTGCTCCTGTCTTTGCAGGGGAGTACCGTGATGTGACTCCGGATTACTATCCGAAGTTCCCTGAGGACTTTTATTACAAGCCGGATTTCAGAGTGCAGTGGTGGTACTTTACCGGCCATCTCTTCGATGAGAAGGGCAGGGAGTTCGGATATGAACTGACCTTCTTTGGCGTTGGCATCCAGAAAAGGGTCTATCGGTCGAGGTTCGGTGTGAATACCCTCTTCATTTCTCATCTTGCTCTTTCCGATGTGGAAGGAAAATCATATCGCTCTTTTGAAAGGGCTGATTCCGGCGCCTTCGACTCTGCCGGCGCGAGGGACGATCGGCTGAAGGTTTGGATTGGTAAGGACTCCCTTCAGGGGACGACGGAGAGGATGCATCTCACGGCCTCCGAAGGAAACATCTCCCTCGATCTCAATCTTGTCCCGACAAGACCGGTGGTTCTGCACGGAGAGCACGGATATTCACGGAAGTCCGAGGAGTCGCCTCTCTATGCATCCTGCTATTTTTCTTTCACAGACCTTGAGACCGAAGGGACGATCAGCATGGACAACATGACCTTCAGGGTGAAGGGAAAGAGCTGGTTCGACAGAGAGATATCTTCAGAGGGATTGGCAAAGAGTGAGAAAGGTTGGGACTGGTTTGCCCTCCAGCTCGACGACGGAAGGGAGATCATGCTCTATCTCCTGAGGAAAACGGACGGAATGATCGATACCTTTTCGTCGGGGACCTTTGTTTACGGGGACGGCAGTTATAGGAGCCTTGCTCTCAGGGATTTTACCGTGACGGTGCTGGACCATTTCCGGTCGGAAAAAACGGGTGCTTATTATCCATCGCGGTGGCAGATACATATACCCTCAGAGAATCTTCTGCTCACCGTTACTCCGTTGATCAAGGATCAGGAGTTCCTGGCCAGGTATTCAACGGGGAATTTCTACTGGGAAGGAACGGCGAGAATCGAGGGAACGGCAGGGGGAAGGGCCTATGTCGAAATGACGGGGTACTGA